The Aureimonas mangrovi genome contains the following window.
GCCAGTTCCGCGCCTTCTGGACGGACTTCAACGAGTCCGTGAACCTGATGGCTTCGGGTGAGGTGGTGATCCAGTCCATGTGGTCGCCGGCCGTGACTGCGGTGCGCACCCAAGGCATCCAGTGCCGCTACCAGCCGCTGAAGGAGGGCTACCGCGCCTGGGCCTCCGGCTTCGGCCTGCCGACCTCGATCGGCGAGCGCGAGAAGGACGCCGCCTACGAGTTCGCCAACTGGTTCCTCTCCGGCTGGGCCGGCGCCTACCTCTCGCGCCAGGGCTACTACCCGGCGGTCCTCGAGACGACGCGCGAGGCGCTGGAGCCCTATGAGTGGGCCTATTGGTACGAGGGCGCGGCGGCCGAGCAGGACATCATGGCCCCGGACGGACGCCTTCTCGAAAGCGCCGGCGCTACACGCGACGGCGGCTCCTACGAGGAGCGCATGGGCCGCGTCGCCTGCTGGAACGCCGTCATGGACGAGAACGTCTATATGATCCGCCGCTGGAACGAATTCATTGCGGCCTGATCTCGCCACGCAAGCGGCAGGCGCCCCGGTTCAGACCGGGGCGTCCGCGCCCGCGCGGGCCAATGCCCGGCGCCGGCGCACGAGTTGGTCGCCGGCCTTCGTGCCCTATCTGCAGGCGGCGCCGCTGGCGCTCGTCTTCCTCGTCTTCTTCGTCCTGCCGCTCGGCGCGACCTTCGCGGTCTCGTTCTGGAACTACAACGGCTACTCGATGGAGCCGGCCTTTACCGGCACCAATTACTACGACGTGTTCTACGGCTGCGTCGCCAATCTGCCGCGCCTGTGCACGACCTTCTCGACCTATCTCTCGACGCTGAAATTCGTGGCGATCGTCTGGGCGACGACGCTCGCGATCGGCTTCACGGTCGCCTATTTCCTGGCCTTCCACGTGCGCACGCTGCCGATGCAGATCGCGCTCTTCATGGTCTGCACCATCCCGTTCTGGACCTCGAACGTCATCCGCACGATCTCGTGGATCCCGCTTCTGGGGCGCAACGGCCTCGTCAACCAGACGCTTCAGTCGTTGGGCATCACCAGCCAGCCGATCGACTGGCTGCTCTACTCGGATTTCTCCGTCGCGCTGGCGCTCGTCCACCTCTACACGCTGTTCATGGTGGTGCCTATCTTCAACTCGATGATGCGCATCGACCGCTCGCTGATGGAGGCCGCGCTCGACGCCGGCGCATCCGGTTGGCAGACGCTGTGGAACGTCGTCATCCCGCTCGCCAAGCCCGGCATCCTGATCGGCTCGATCTTCGTCGTCACCATCGTCACGGGCGACTACATCACCATCGGCATCATGGGCGGCCAGCAGATCGCCTCGGTCGGCAAGGTGATCCAGACGCAGATCAATTTCCTGCAGTTCCCGATCGCCGCCGCGAACGCAGTCCTGCTCCTGATCGTCGTCCTGATGACCGTCTGGGGCATGCTGCGCCTCGTCGACATCCGCAAGGAGCTTTAGAGCGATGACCCGCACCGCTCCGCGCGAAGAGAAACGCCCGCGCTCCTTCTACGCGCTGGCCGCCTTCTTCGCGCTCTTCGTCCTGTTCCTCTACGGGCCTGTGGTGACGATCCTCACCCTCTCCTTCCAGGGGCCGCAGGGCGGGCTCACCTTTCCGATGAACGGCGTCTCGACCTACTGGTTCGAACGCCTTTGGAGCGGGCGCGGCACGATCGACATCGGGGTCGCCTTCCGGCGCTCGCTGGCGCTCGGCGCCGTGGTCATGGTCTCGACGGTGGTGATCTCGGTGCTCGCGGGCCTTGCCTTCCGGCGCGGGTTCCGTGGTGCGACGCTCCTCTTCTACGTCGCCATCGCCAGCCTGATCGTGCCCTCCATCGTCGTCTCGCTCGGCATCGCGCTGGAGTTCCGCATCCTCGACGACCTCCTGCGCTCCGTGCTGACCTCTATCGGCCTTCAGCATCTGGCGGGCGGCAACTCGCTCGGCCTCTTCACGTCCGGGCTCGGCGCGCACCTCTCCTGGACGCTGCCCTTCGGCCTCCTCATCATGTTCGCCGTCCTCAACCGGCTGAACCCGGCCTACGAGGAAGCCGCGCGCGACCTCGGCGCCACCTCGTGGCAGAGTTTCCGCCACGTCCTCCTGCCGATGATCGCGCCTTCGCTCATCGGCATTTCCCTCTTCGGCTTCACGCTCTCCTTCGACGAGGTGGCGCGCTCCAGCCAAACGATGGGCTCCACCAACACGCTGCCCTTGGAACTCGCCGCCGCGACGACGACGGTGACGACGCCGGAAATCTACGCGCTCGGCACATCCGTCACGGCGGTCTCCTTCACGGTGATCTTTGGCACGCTCGGGCTCTTCGCCCTCGTCCAGCGCAGCCGGCGCGCGCGCGCCGCGATGCCCAAGGGCGAATGAACTGCGAAAACCGCATGCTCATCTCGATCGTCAATCCCAACGCCACCGCCTCGATGACGCGCACGATCGCCGAGGCCGCCGAGCGGGCGTGCGCACCCGGCACGCGCATCCTCGCCGTCACCAATAAAAGCGGGCCGCCTTCCATCGAAGGTCACGTCGACGGGGCGTGGGCGGTGCCCGGCCTTCTGGACGCCATCGCGCGGGCCGAGGCGGACGGGGCCGACGCCCATGTCATCGCCTG
Protein-coding sequences here:
- a CDS encoding ABC transporter permease, with protein sequence MRPDLATQAAGAPVQTGASAPARANARRRRTSWSPAFVPYLQAAPLALVFLVFFVLPLGATFAVSFWNYNGYSMEPAFTGTNYYDVFYGCVANLPRLCTTFSTYLSTLKFVAIVWATTLAIGFTVAYFLAFHVRTLPMQIALFMVCTIPFWTSNVIRTISWIPLLGRNGLVNQTLQSLGITSQPIDWLLYSDFSVALALVHLYTLFMVVPIFNSMMRIDRSLMEAALDAGASGWQTLWNVVIPLAKPGILIGSIFVVTIVTGDYITIGIMGGQQIASVGKVIQTQINFLQFPIAAANAVLLLIVVLMTVWGMLRLVDIRKEL
- a CDS encoding ABC transporter permease, coding for MTRTAPREEKRPRSFYALAAFFALFVLFLYGPVVTILTLSFQGPQGGLTFPMNGVSTYWFERLWSGRGTIDIGVAFRRSLALGAVVMVSTVVISVLAGLAFRRGFRGATLLFYVAIASLIVPSIVVSLGIALEFRILDDLLRSVLTSIGLQHLAGGNSLGLFTSGLGAHLSWTLPFGLLIMFAVLNRLNPAYEEAARDLGATSWQSFRHVLLPMIAPSLIGISLFGFTLSFDEVARSSQTMGSTNTLPLELAAATTTVTTPEIYALGTSVTAVSFTVIFGTLGLFALVQRSRRARAAMPKGE